The following DNA comes from Pseudomonadota bacterium.
TAGATGATTACAAGGGACAGATACCTGCATGGTGCCCAGGGTGCGGTAATTTTGGCATCCTGAAGGCCTTCAAGGAGGCCTTTGTGGAGCTTGGCATAGAGCCCCATGAGTTTGCTATTGTCTCCGGCATAGGTCAGTCAAGTAAATTCCCTCACTATGTGAGATGCAATACGTTTAACGGTCTTCATGGCCGGACCCTTCCCGTTGCAACAGGGGTCAGGCTTGCAAATCATGAGATGCTTGTTCTTGCCGTGGCAGGTGATGGAGATTGCTATGGTGAAGGTGGAAACCACCTCATTCATGCCATAAGGAGAAATATCAGCGTGAAGCTCTTTGTCCATGACAACCAGATATACGGACTTACCAAGGGCCAGGCTTCCCCTACAAGTA
Coding sequences within:
- a CDS encoding thiamine pyrophosphate-dependent enzyme: MPTLDDYKGQIPAWCPGCGNFGILKAFKEAFVELGIEPHEFAIVSGIGQSSKFPHYVRCNTFNGLHGRTLPVATGVRLANHEMLVLAVAGDGDCYGEGGNHLIHAIRRNISVKLFVHDNQIYGLTKGQASPTS